The Actinomycetota bacterium genomic sequence CTATGGTATCGGTTATATCCACATATTCCTGTGGCTCAAAATTAATTCCAGCCAAGGTGTCCATGTAATATAGGTAGGGAAGCTTGGTTGAGGCATCATAATCAGACTTCCACAAAACCAGGTTGGCCAGATAAGTTGCCTCAAATACAAGCTTGCTGGTATTTACATGGTCTGAATGGTAATCGCCGGGCGAGTGGGTAATAACCAGATCTGGATCAGCCTTCCTGATGACATCAATAACTTTTGCCCTACCATCCAGGTCCAGCACTACTTCCCCGTCTGATAATCCGCCCCATATGGAAGTTGCACCTATAACCTTTGCTGAATTAATAGCTTCCTGGCGCCTCAGCTTGGCAATCTGTTCAGAGGTATGGGTAGAACTACCCTTATTTCCGTCACATAAGTGACAAATAAAAACCTCATGCCCTTCTTTGGCAAACCGGGCTAATGTTCCGGCACAAAGAAGCTCTACATCATCCGGATGCGCTCCAATGGCAAGTACCTTCATGTTCAATCATCTCCTTAATAAGCTTAAACTCTTTTCATCTTATATACACTCACTTTTTGTTATATCTAGCACCTCCTTATGCTTTTTTTCCAATTTTTTTCCCTTATTCCTCCTCTCATCCTGTTTATAATTATATCCACATCCCCAATTAAGGGAATTAAGATAAAACTTCCTGGGCAATCTTATAAGGGAATTCTCCCACCAGCAGGGACTCCACCGCCATAAAAGCCGAACCGGTAACTCCTGCATCTTCTCCCAAAGAAGATAGCTTCAGGAAAGGCGTTTTAAAGGGCAGTGACCCCTTAACAAAATTTATAACTGGCTTTAAGAACCAGCTTTTTACCCCGGGCAGGCCGCATATATCGCCGCCGACCACTACAATTTGGGGATTAAGCAGTATAATGGTGTTTACCAGTACTACTGATATCAGCTCTACTGTCTCCTGTATGATTTTAGCGGCCAGCTTATCCCCCTTAAGGGCAGCATTGCAGACCATGGAAGGGGTAATGCCGTTTATATCTTTTTTTACTAAATCCCCCATTATACTGCTGGCTCCAGCCTTTATGGCCTCTACCGATTTTTTAGTAAGGCTGGTAACCGAAGCATTTTTTTCCAAGAACCCCTTGTTTATGATCTTAAACTTTAAATTTTTTTCGCCCACTATACTGAACCCCACCTCTCCGGAAGATCCGTCTGCACCCCTGAACAGGTGGTTGTCTATTATGATTCCGCCGCCAATACCATTGCCTATTTCCATAAAAAAGATATTGCTAAACGGCTGGCCATGGCCATAATTCTTTTCCGCCAGTGCGGCCAGGTTAACATTGTTTTCTATAAATACCGGCACCCCAAATTTCTTGCTTATGTGTTTACCTATATCCAGGTTTTTCCAACTCCCATACAGGGGAGCGCTTACTATCCTTCCGCTTCTGGCATCCACTACAGCCGGGATGCCGATGCATATGGTTTTAATTAAAGACCTGTAATTGTTGTTTTTTAAGATAGTGTTGATATCTTCATATAATTTATCAATAATATCTGGACTGTCCGTAATGGCTGAGCCCCATTGTTTTTTTATGGCTTCCCCGCTGAAATTGGACAACAGGCTCCTAATTTTTCCCCTTCCCAAATCTATGCCCAAAGCAAAGCCCTTCTGATCGTTTATCTTAACCAGAATAGGCCTTTTGCCGGTCCTGGTTTTTACTTTTTCCGTTTCTACCACATACTCTTCCTCCAGCAGTCTCTCTACCACCCTGGACACGGCAGGAGCGCTGATGTTAAGGTTACGGGACAGGCTTGCCCTGGAAATAGGGCCGTGCTGGCGAATATAGTTAAAAATTATGGACGTGTTTATACGGTATTGTAATTTAGCGCTGGCTGTTTTTGAAAACTTTAATGACTTATACATAACTAAATAGTTAGTTACTTACAGTTACTAAGCAACAATAAGATAACATAATCCAGGGGGAGGTGTCAATAGAATTTATGTATTTATGCAGCTTAAAAGAGCCTATTTCTTAAATTATGGCCAAAAGGCTTACCGTTTATTTCTTCTGAAAATATAAGTGGCTAAATAAACCACATAACCGGTTTTTAATACAATAAACTTACAGTTCCTGATAGCAATATTTTTGCCCAAAGCCTTGCCCCCCACTGTTAAGGAAGCAATAAAGCCGGTTATCACTACACTTAATAGCGTTTTTTCCAAAGTAGGGTTATCAATCATTAACCTGAACACTATAACCGCTCCCACCGAGCCGCTCACAATACCGGTAATATCCCCGATTACGTCATTGCAAAAATTAGCTACCCGGTCTGCATTCTTTATCAGCTCTACCGCTTCCCTGGCCCCCTTTATTTTCTTGGCAGACATGGAATTAAGGGGAACTTCAGTGGCTGCAGTTACTGCCACCCCTACAATATCAAACAATACCCCTATGGCGATAATGATTACCAAAATGATTAATGCCGGGATCAGGGCTACATTAGTAATAAGGGTCTCAGATATTAAACTGAGTAGAATAGCTAACAGAAAGGTCCAGGCAGTTATGGCTATAATCCAGCTTCTTATATGCTTGCTGGACTTTTTATATTTAACCAAAAATTTTCCTCCAGTAAAAAGATGGTAGTACAGCGAGTAAACTTTGCGGTTTAGGTCCAGTAGGATTTCCCAGATGGATACTTATGCGTTGCCACATAAGCGGTTTCCCTTTAAATCCATCTCTATAGCGTCACCTAACTATAGGACTGGATTACCACTAAAACCACACTGTAATCCCCGCCGTACTTCTCTTTCGAGAACAGTCTAGGAGCTTTCCTCGACAGTTTCACCAACCACTAGCCTCTTTAGCAAAGAAGGTTTCAGCCGGGTAGCACTTAAAGCTGCTGAGCTCCTAGCAGCTTTACCACTCAACAGCGGCATCCCCCTACTCCACGCAAGGCAGGCTACACTGCAGGGCCTATTAAGCCACTGCAGGTTACCTCTAGATGCATTGGTTGCCTTATACATCTAAAGTCTCCACGGAAGCTGGGTCTACGCCCACATGCCGTTGTGGATCGCCCAACTTCCTTAACCCCCAGGTCCAGCCCCCAACTGGGCGTCAGCAGCCAGACCCACGGACTTCACCTGTACGCCCTTAACGGATTTTTAGCCCCGCCTTCATGATTGGGAGTACTGACTAGAATACTGCACCATCTTTTCATTTATCAAAATAACAACTTTGGTTTGGTATAAATACTTA encodes the following:
- a CDS encoding ROK family transcriptional regulator, whose product is MYKSLKFSKTASAKLQYRINTSIIFNYIRQHGPISRASLSRNLNISAPAVSRVVERLLEEEYVVETEKVKTRTGKRPILVKINDQKGFALGIDLGRGKIRSLLSNFSGEAIKKQWGSAITDSPDIIDKLYEDINTILKNNNYRSLIKTICIGIPAVVDARSGRIVSAPLYGSWKNLDIGKHISKKFGVPVFIENNVNLAALAEKNYGHGQPFSNIFFMEIGNGIGGGIIIDNHLFRGADGSSGEVGFSIVGEKNLKFKIINKGFLEKNASVTSLTKKSVEAIKAGASSIMGDLVKKDINGITPSMVCNAALKGDKLAAKIIQETVELISVVLVNTIILLNPQIVVVGGDICGLPGVKSWFLKPVINFVKGSLPFKTPFLKLSSLGEDAGVTGSAFMAVESLLVGEFPYKIAQEVLS
- a CDS encoding PIG-L family deacetylase; this translates as MKVLAIGAHPDDVELLCAGTLARFAKEGHEVFICHLCDGNKGSSTHTSEQIAKLRRQEAINSAKVIGATSIWGGLSDGEVVLDLDGRAKVIDVIRKADPDLVITHSPGDYHSDHVNTSKLVFEATYLANLVLWKSDYDASTKLPYLYYMDTLAGINFEPQEYVDITDTIETKIEMMLKMETQLGWLKDMHDSDAPEFIRSVAKFRGFQAAVPYAEAFMQQKMYPQGLTKRVLP